The Vibrio chagasii genome includes a region encoding these proteins:
- the dinB gene encoding DNA polymerase IV, whose amino-acid sequence MCSADQEKVRKIIHVDMDCFYAAVEMRDNPAYRNRPLAVGGHEKQRGVLSTCNYEARKFGVRSAMPTAKALQLCPNLLVVPGRMSVYVEISKKIREIFSRYTSVIEPLSLDEAFLDVTDSKQCHGSATLIAESIRRDIWNELNLTASAGIAPIKFLAKVASDMNKPNGQFVIPPQDVQAVIDELPLEKIPGVGKVSIEKLHQAGFFTCKDIKESDYRDLLLKFGRQGASLWKRSHGIDEREVIVERERKSVGVERTFTQNISTYAECWQVIEDKLFPELETRLEKASPSKAIIKQGIKLKFADFQQTTIEHIHASLDREHFKELLSEILKRQQGREIRLLGLSVMLQPKDQMRQLSFF is encoded by the coding sequence GCTGTAGAAATGCGAGATAACCCGGCTTACCGTAATCGACCGTTAGCCGTAGGCGGGCATGAAAAGCAGCGTGGTGTGCTCAGCACATGCAATTATGAAGCGCGTAAGTTTGGTGTTCGTTCGGCCATGCCGACAGCTAAAGCGCTACAACTCTGTCCTAACTTGTTAGTTGTGCCGGGAAGAATGTCGGTTTATGTCGAGATCTCTAAAAAGATCCGTGAGATTTTCTCTCGATATACTTCGGTGATCGAACCGTTGTCGTTGGATGAAGCATTTCTTGATGTGACCGACTCAAAGCAGTGTCATGGCTCGGCAACGTTAATAGCAGAGTCGATTCGTCGTGATATTTGGAATGAACTTAATCTAACGGCGTCTGCCGGTATTGCTCCTATAAAGTTTTTGGCGAAAGTGGCTTCGGATATGAATAAGCCTAACGGGCAATTCGTTATCCCTCCACAAGACGTGCAAGCGGTGATCGATGAACTACCACTTGAAAAGATCCCCGGTGTTGGCAAGGTGAGCATTGAAAAGCTTCACCAAGCGGGCTTTTTTACCTGCAAGGATATAAAAGAGTCTGATTATCGCGATCTATTACTGAAATTTGGTCGCCAGGGCGCCTCGCTGTGGAAGCGCAGCCATGGTATCGATGAGCGAGAAGTCATTGTCGAGCGTGAGCGAAAGTCTGTTGGGGTTGAAAGAACCTTTACCCAAAACATATCGACTTACGCCGAGTGTTGGCAAGTGATAGAAGACAAGCTGTTTCCTGAACTTGAAACTCGATTGGAAAAGGCGAGCCCAAGCAAAGCGATCATCAAACAGGGTATTAAGCTCAAATTCGCTGATTTCCAACAAACCACTATTGAGCACATTCATGCTTCTCTAGACCGCGAGCACTTCAAAGAGCTGTTAAGTGAAATACTCAAAAGGCAGCAAGGGCGAGAGATACGCTTACTGGGTTTGAGTGTGATGTTGCAGCCCAAAGACCAAATGCGTCAGCTGAGCTTTTTCTAA
- a CDS encoding RecQ family ATP-dependent DNA helicase — protein sequence MIEQKLKQVFGFDSLRNGQKQVIDNVLSGHSTAAIFPTGSGKSLCYQLPALELPHLTLVISPLLALMKDQLAFLHSKGISAAAIESSQDRQTTQQVMQSVRSGDTKILMISVERLKNERFRQFISQVPISLLVVDEAHCISEWGHNFRPDYLKLPQYQKQLNIPQVLLLTATATTSVIQDMKSKFDIDEDRVVVTGFYRKNLDLSIQPCEQANKLESLCNVVNQAAQAPTIVYVTLQQTAEMVAQQLRNAGVNSVAYHAGLKPENRDAIQQQFMNDDVHCIVATIAFGMGVDKSNIRRVIHFDLPKSIENYSQEIGRAGRDGQTSECILLANKHGLSTLENFVFGDTPDNISIQAVLREIYENQNIGPSSANQWEIMLNQLSRESNIRQLPLKTLLVYLEIEGVIEPKYSYFADYKFKFIRPKQQITEQFQGERRSFVEAIFQCSPQARVWCQVDFEALWTHFQADRQRVIAAIDYFNEQGWIELESKQITDVYAIHNTSEEIMQLSERLTELFKAKENSEINRLNQMLSFFEADTCLSSRLASYFADNEAPKACGHCSVCRGQVATLPSVDVESVDDETVMTWIHEFISASQQLITDEAITRFLCGIATPLSTKLKASKMAGYGKLEQQPFADTLARVKQLPR from the coding sequence ATGATTGAGCAGAAGCTAAAACAAGTATTCGGATTCGATTCACTGAGAAACGGACAGAAGCAAGTCATTGATAATGTTCTATCTGGTCACTCGACAGCGGCAATATTCCCGACAGGTTCGGGGAAATCACTCTGTTATCAGCTACCCGCTTTAGAGTTGCCCCACCTTACCTTGGTGATATCACCACTGCTCGCCTTGATGAAAGACCAACTCGCTTTCCTACACAGCAAAGGCATCAGCGCGGCTGCAATCGAATCAAGCCAAGACAGGCAAACCACCCAGCAAGTAATGCAATCCGTACGCAGCGGAGACACAAAGATCCTGATGATCTCAGTCGAGCGACTGAAGAACGAACGCTTTCGCCAGTTTATTTCACAAGTGCCTATCTCGTTGCTTGTGGTCGATGAAGCACACTGTATTTCTGAATGGGGCCACAACTTCAGACCAGACTACCTCAAGCTGCCTCAATATCAAAAGCAGCTTAACATTCCTCAGGTACTGCTGCTCACAGCGACAGCCACAACATCTGTTATTCAAGATATGAAGTCTAAGTTCGATATCGATGAAGATCGTGTTGTGGTGACAGGCTTCTATCGTAAAAACCTCGACTTATCTATTCAGCCATGTGAACAAGCTAACAAGTTAGAAAGCTTGTGTAATGTGGTCAACCAAGCAGCGCAAGCACCCACCATTGTCTATGTTACTCTGCAGCAAACGGCAGAGATGGTTGCTCAACAACTCCGTAATGCCGGGGTTAACTCTGTGGCTTATCACGCCGGTCTTAAACCAGAAAATAGAGATGCTATTCAACAGCAATTCATGAATGATGACGTGCACTGTATTGTGGCAACGATTGCATTTGGCATGGGCGTGGACAAATCAAATATCCGCCGAGTGATTCATTTTGACTTACCTAAATCGATAGAGAACTACTCCCAAGAGATAGGAAGAGCTGGCCGTGATGGACAAACTTCTGAGTGTATCTTACTGGCCAATAAACACGGCTTGAGCACGCTTGAGAACTTCGTGTTTGGCGATACGCCGGACAACATATCCATCCAAGCAGTATTGAGAGAGATCTACGAAAACCAAAATATTGGGCCGTCTAGCGCTAATCAATGGGAAATCATGCTTAACCAGCTTTCGCGTGAATCGAACATTCGTCAGCTGCCACTCAAAACGTTACTGGTTTACCTTGAAATTGAAGGCGTCATTGAGCCTAAATACAGCTACTTCGCTGACTATAAATTTAAGTTCATTCGCCCTAAACAGCAGATAACCGAACAGTTCCAAGGTGAGCGTCGTAGCTTCGTGGAAGCGATCTTCCAGTGTTCTCCGCAAGCGAGAGTTTGGTGCCAGGTCGACTTCGAAGCTCTTTGGACTCACTTCCAAGCTGATCGTCAACGCGTGATTGCCGCTATCGATTACTTTAACGAGCAAGGCTGGATTGAGTTGGAAAGTAAACAGATCACCGATGTTTATGCGATCCACAATACTTCTGAAGAGATAATGCAGTTATCTGAGCGACTTACAGAGTTGTTTAAAGCAAAAGAGAACAGCGAGATAAATCGTCTCAATCAAATGCTGAGCTTCTTTGAGGCTGACACGTGCCTAAGCTCTCGCCTAGCAAGCTACTTTGCAGACAACGAAGCGCCAAAAGCCTGCGGTCACTGCTCTGTATGCCGCGGTCAAGTAGCAACCTTACCAAGCGTTGATGTTGAATCGGTCGATGATGAGACAGTCATGACATGGATTCATGAGTTTATTTCTGCAAGCCAGCAACTGATTACCGACGAAGCCATCACTCGTTTTCTCTGTGGAATCGCCACCCCACTTTCGACCAAGCTTAAAGCAAGCAAAATGGCTGGCTACGGAAAGTTAGAGCAACAACCTTTCGCCGACACCTTAGCGCGCGTAAAACAGCTTCCAAGATAA
- a CDS encoding GreA/GreB family elongation factor has product MNKSELRQIILEQLESRVRIAQSATQRAIDAATDEETVPEHKYDTLALEASYLAHGQAVRVQECEEDIQCYRNLVLRDSEKVTVSSYVVVIDDHDQYKHFFMGPRVGGLSVTWNGNEVSIVTANAPFGRALMGKEVGDEIEFSVADKPFCYEVVSID; this is encoded by the coding sequence ATGAATAAGTCTGAGCTCCGCCAAATAATCTTAGAGCAACTTGAATCTCGAGTACGTATCGCGCAGTCCGCTACACAGCGTGCCATTGATGCTGCGACTGATGAAGAGACAGTTCCTGAACACAAGTACGACACGTTGGCGCTGGAAGCCTCGTACCTTGCTCACGGACAAGCGGTTAGGGTACAAGAGTGCGAAGAGGATATTCAGTGTTACCGAAACCTAGTTTTACGTGACAGTGAGAAGGTAACAGTGAGTAGCTACGTTGTGGTGATTGACGATCATGATCAATATAAGCATTTTTTCATGGGGCCAAGAGTCGGTGGGCTGTCTGTTACCTGGAATGGTAATGAGGTATCTATTGTGACTGCGAATGCGCCTTTTGGTCGGGCGCTTATGGGGAAAGAAGTCGGCGACGAGATTGAGTTTAGCGTCGCTGATAAACCGTTTTGTTACGAAGTGGTTTCTATTGATTGA
- a CDS encoding YggN family protein gives MKSNVFMKNSVLIASLTAAISVVSLPTFAAQCRVDLKNELRIDDQKVEIHQVNGDTAVFDDNNNLYIHGEKVELDADQQAAIEKYRESMSEYIPRAKQMASESLALANDVIDDIAVSLDSPESFDNVKESMKTFFADLEARYYKDGELVLPADSFESMANGWSEDFEKAKEIFNQEFISSAFNAMSEKMKQEGGLNLTELTDSMAELKLKVEERMKQHAKQMEEESAEFCDSLDEMAEQEQELHEIIPNLKDYQVFTI, from the coding sequence ATGAAAAGCAATGTATTTATGAAAAACAGTGTATTAATTGCATCGTTAACAGCGGCGATCTCTGTTGTGAGCCTGCCAACATTTGCGGCTCAATGTCGAGTTGATTTGAAGAATGAGTTGCGAATCGATGACCAAAAAGTCGAAATTCATCAGGTAAATGGTGATACCGCCGTGTTCGATGATAATAATAATCTCTATATTCATGGCGAGAAAGTTGAGCTTGATGCTGACCAACAAGCGGCGATTGAAAAATATCGTGAGAGTATGAGTGAGTACATACCACGAGCTAAGCAGATGGCAAGCGAAAGTCTCGCATTAGCCAATGATGTAATTGATGATATTGCTGTTAGTTTAGACTCTCCAGAATCGTTTGATAACGTAAAAGAGTCGATGAAAACGTTTTTCGCAGACCTAGAGGCCCGCTACTACAAAGACGGTGAATTGGTTTTGCCTGCAGACAGCTTTGAGTCGATGGCCAATGGTTGGTCTGAAGACTTCGAAAAAGCTAAAGAGATTTTTAACCAAGAGTTTATCTCTAGTGCTTTTAATGCCATGTCAGAGAAGATGAAGCAAGAAGGCGGACTCAACCTGACGGAATTGACAGACAGCATGGCTGAACTCAAGCTGAAAGTTGAAGAGCGAATGAAGCAGCACGCCAAGCAGATGGAAGAAGAAAGCGCAGAGTTCTGTGACTCTCTTGATGAGATGGCAGAACAAGAGCAAGAACTGCATGAAATCATTCCAAACTTAAAAGATTATCAAGTATTCACGATTTAA
- a CDS encoding sodium-dependent transporter encodes MDQQSSSSRELFSSRLGFILAAAGAAVGLGNIWGFPTQVASNGGGAFLLVYLIMIFVVAFPMLVVEMAIGRHGQANPVDSMRSLTANPLGKKVGEFVGWIGLSVPSAVLAFYSIVGGWLICFLIGAVADLIGLEAAADWFKGFSVERNVFGTVAFYVLTILIVQGGVKQGIEKWSTRLMPALFVLFGLLFVYIMTQAGAIEGLKHYLVPDFEKVRDRKLILAAMGQGFFSLTIGGCSMLVYGSYLSKKENLPKMAMNVTLVDTAVAFIAGLVVMPAMFVAMQKGVQIYAEDGSLLSSDTLVFTVLPLMFDSLGMLGQIFAIVFFLLLTIAALTSSISMLEGPVALVSERFNTRRTPTSWVIGGAIALFSVVIVYNFAAMFGMVAMIATQYLQPIAALMFCLFGGWVWSRASKVKELEQGCPDFQLGWFGKVWPMYVKFVCPILVATVIWASFG; translated from the coding sequence ATGGACCAACAATCTTCCTCTTCAAGAGAGCTGTTTAGTTCTCGTTTAGGCTTTATTTTAGCTGCGGCTGGTGCTGCTGTTGGCTTGGGTAACATTTGGGGTTTTCCAACTCAGGTAGCGAGTAATGGCGGTGGTGCCTTTCTACTTGTTTACCTCATCATGATTTTCGTGGTTGCGTTCCCTATGCTGGTGGTTGAAATGGCGATTGGTCGTCATGGTCAAGCCAACCCAGTTGATAGTATGCGTTCACTAACGGCTAATCCGCTAGGCAAAAAAGTCGGTGAGTTTGTTGGTTGGATTGGATTAAGTGTCCCAAGTGCCGTACTGGCGTTTTACAGCATTGTTGGTGGTTGGTTAATCTGCTTCCTAATTGGTGCTGTCGCTGATCTTATTGGGCTAGAGGCTGCTGCTGATTGGTTTAAAGGCTTCAGCGTTGAGCGTAATGTATTTGGTACTGTAGCGTTCTACGTACTGACCATTCTTATTGTACAGGGCGGTGTTAAACAAGGTATCGAGAAGTGGTCGACGCGTTTAATGCCAGCACTGTTTGTTTTGTTCGGTTTATTGTTCGTATATATCATGACTCAAGCTGGCGCAATAGAAGGCTTGAAGCATTACCTAGTGCCTGATTTTGAAAAGGTGCGGGATAGAAAGCTAATTCTAGCAGCGATGGGACAAGGCTTCTTCTCGCTAACGATTGGTGGCTGTTCAATGTTGGTTTATGGATCTTACTTAAGTAAGAAAGAAAACCTGCCAAAAATGGCGATGAACGTGACGCTAGTTGATACCGCAGTGGCTTTTATTGCCGGTTTAGTGGTTATGCCTGCGATGTTTGTTGCGATGCAAAAAGGCGTTCAAATCTATGCAGAAGATGGTTCGCTGTTAAGCTCTGACACGCTAGTGTTCACGGTTCTGCCTTTGATGTTTGATAGTTTAGGTATGCTTGGTCAGATCTTCGCGATTGTTTTCTTCTTATTGCTAACCATTGCTGCGTTGACGTCTTCTATCTCAATGCTAGAAGGTCCGGTAGCGCTAGTGAGTGAGCGCTTCAATACCAGAAGAACGCCAACAAGTTGGGTGATTGGTGGTGCAATCGCACTGTTCAGTGTGGTAATTGTCTACAACTTTGCTGCGATGTTTGGCATGGTGGCGATGATAGCGACACAGTACCTGCAACCAATTGCTGCATTGATGTTCTGCCTGTTTGGTGGGTGGGTGTGGAGCCGAGCGTCAAAAGTGAAAGAGCTTGAGCAAGGCTGTCCTGATTTTCAGCTTGGTTGGTTTGGTAAGGTTTGGCCGATGTATGTGAAGTTCGTGTGCCCAATCTTAGTGGCAACGGTAATCTGGGCTTCTTTCGGTTAA
- the lipA gene encoding lipoyl synthase, whose amino-acid sequence MSKPIQMEKGVKYRDADKMALIPVKNMPAEQKEVLRKPEWMKIKLPSDSHRIQEIKSAMRKNNLHSVCEEASCPNLAECFNHGTATFMILGAICTRRCPFCDVAHGRPVAPEAEEPKKLAKTIQDMKLKYVVITSVDRDDLRDGGAKHFADCNREIRELNPNIRIETLVPDFRGRMDVALELLKDNPPDVFNHNLETAPRLYRKARPGANYKWSLDLLKKFKEQHPDIPTKSGVMMGLGETKEEIIQVLKDLREHGVTMLTLGQYLAPSRHHLPVERYVPPSEFDELKEIALELGFTHAACGPFVRSSYHADLQAQGMEIK is encoded by the coding sequence ATGAGCAAACCAATCCAAATGGAAAAAGGCGTTAAATATCGTGACGCTGACAAAATGGCATTAATTCCCGTAAAGAATATGCCTGCTGAACAGAAAGAAGTACTACGTAAGCCAGAATGGATGAAGATTAAACTTCCTTCAGACAGCCATCGTATCCAAGAAATCAAATCAGCAATGCGCAAAAATAACCTGCACTCAGTTTGTGAAGAAGCGTCTTGCCCTAACCTAGCCGAGTGTTTCAACCACGGTACGGCAACGTTTATGATTCTTGGCGCTATCTGTACTCGTCGCTGCCCGTTCTGTGATGTTGCCCATGGTCGTCCTGTTGCTCCTGAAGCAGAAGAGCCGAAGAAACTGGCGAAGACAATTCAAGACATGAAACTGAAGTATGTAGTAATCACTTCAGTTGACCGTGATGACTTGCGTGACGGTGGTGCTAAGCACTTTGCAGACTGTAACCGTGAGATCCGCGAGCTAAACCCAAACATTCGTATCGAAACGCTGGTTCCAGACTTCCGCGGTCGTATGGACGTCGCACTAGAGCTACTGAAAGACAATCCGCCAGATGTTTTCAACCACAACCTAGAGACAGCGCCACGCCTGTACCGTAAAGCGCGTCCAGGTGCGAACTACAAGTGGTCTCTTGATCTACTGAAGAAGTTCAAAGAGCAGCACCCAGACATCCCAACAAAGTCTGGCGTTATGATGGGCCTTGGTGAAACCAAAGAAGAGATCATTCAAGTATTGAAAGACCTTCGTGAGCACGGCGTAACTATGCTGACTCTTGGTCAATACCTAGCACCAAGCCGTCACCACTTACCAGTAGAGCGCTACGTGCCGCCGTCAGAGTTCGACGAGCTAAAAGAGATTGCTCTAGAGCTAGGCTTCACTCACGCAGCATGTGGTCCGTTTGTACGTTCTTCTTACCATGCAGACTTGCAAGCACAAGGTATGGAAATTAAGTAA
- the lipB gene encoding lipoyl(octanoyl) transferase LipB, whose translation MQNKLIVKKLGRQDYEPVWKAMHKFTDERTEEDVDQVWLVEHNPVFTQGQAGKAEHVLNAGDIPVIQSDRGGQVTYHGPGQLVAYFLINIRRKKFGVRDLVTHIENLVINTLKAYNIDSAARPDAPGVYVDGKKICSLGLRIRRGCSFHGLALNVDMDLSPFQRINPCGYQGMEMAQVSQLGGPSELENVEQQLIQELVELLGYDQVDIQATSNITAEA comes from the coding sequence TTGCAAAATAAGCTAATCGTAAAAAAATTAGGCCGTCAGGATTACGAACCTGTATGGAAAGCCATGCATAAGTTCACAGACGAACGCACAGAAGAAGACGTAGACCAAGTGTGGTTGGTTGAACACAACCCTGTCTTCACTCAAGGACAAGCAGGCAAAGCTGAGCATGTATTAAATGCTGGCGATATCCCTGTGATACAAAGCGATCGCGGTGGCCAAGTGACTTATCACGGCCCAGGTCAGTTAGTTGCGTACTTTCTGATTAACATCCGCCGCAAGAAGTTCGGAGTGCGCGATTTGGTTACTCATATCGAGAACCTCGTAATCAACACTCTGAAAGCTTACAATATAGATTCAGCTGCCCGACCTGACGCTCCTGGTGTTTATGTCGATGGCAAGAAAATCTGTTCACTCGGATTACGAATTCGACGTGGCTGCTCATTCCATGGGCTAGCACTAAACGTTGATATGGACCTGTCCCCATTCCAACGCATTAACCCATGCGGCTACCAAGGTATGGAAATGGCACAAGTAAGCCAGCTAGGCGGACCAAGTGAATTAGAGAACGTTGAGCAACAGTTAATACAAGAGCTCGTAGAGCTGCTCGGCTATGACCAAGTAGACATTCAAGCCACCAGTAACATTACAGCAGAAGCATAA
- the ybeD gene encoding DUF493 family protein YbeD, protein MMNINSDAKLKDLLEFPCSFTYKVMGHAKPELTELVLEVIQRHAPGDYSPTLKPSAKGNYHSVSINITATSIEQVETLYKELGEIEIVRMVL, encoded by the coding sequence ATCATGAACATCAATTCTGATGCAAAACTAAAAGACCTCTTAGAGTTCCCTTGTTCATTCACTTACAAAGTAATGGGCCACGCTAAGCCAGAACTGACTGAACTAGTGCTAGAAGTGATCCAGCGTCATGCTCCTGGTGACTACAGCCCAACACTAAAACCAAGTGCAAAGGGTAACTACCACTCTGTTTCTATCAACATCACTGCGACTTCAATTGAGCAGGTGGAAACGCTATACAAAGAACTAGGCGAGATCGAAATCGTTCGTATGGTCCTGTAA
- a CDS encoding serine hydrolase — translation MIKSNKLVKTIFATSVALSATIATSSFAAPIVVPDAPQIAAKGFVLMDYHSGKVLAEKEMNTQLSPASLTKMMTSYVIGQELERGNINLNDDVVISENAWAKNFPDSSKMFVEVGTTVKVEELNRGIIIQSGNDACVAMAEHIAGSEDAFVDLMNAWASSIGMKDTHFANVHGLDNPNLYSTPYDMALLGQALIRDVPDEYRIYSQKKFTYNGITQYNRNGLLWDKSMNVDGIKTGHTSNAGYSLVSSATEGKMRLVAVVMGTKNANARKTESKKLLSYGFRFFETVAPHTAGETFVEEKIWMGSKDTVALGVDEDTFVTLPRGQAKDLKASFVLEKELEAPISKGDVVGKLFYQVDGEDVAEYPLLALEDVEQGSLFSRLWDYLVLLFKGLF, via the coding sequence ATGATTAAATCTAATAAACTTGTTAAAACGATTTTTGCTACTTCTGTTGCGCTTTCAGCAACAATAGCTACATCGTCATTCGCTGCTCCAATTGTTGTTCCTGATGCACCACAAATCGCCGCTAAAGGTTTTGTTCTGATGGATTACCATTCAGGCAAAGTACTAGCAGAGAAAGAGATGAATACTCAACTTTCTCCAGCAAGTTTAACCAAGATGATGACGAGCTACGTAATCGGTCAAGAACTTGAGCGTGGTAACATCAACCTAAACGACGATGTTGTAATCAGTGAAAATGCTTGGGCTAAAAACTTCCCAGACTCATCTAAAATGTTCGTTGAAGTTGGCACAACGGTTAAAGTTGAAGAACTGAACCGCGGTATCATCATTCAATCAGGTAACGATGCTTGTGTAGCAATGGCTGAGCACATTGCTGGCTCAGAAGACGCATTCGTTGACCTAATGAACGCATGGGCAAGCTCTATCGGCATGAAAGACACGCACTTTGCTAACGTGCACGGTCTAGACAACCCGAACCTATACTCAACGCCTTACGATATGGCACTGCTTGGTCAGGCGCTAATTCGTGACGTTCCTGATGAGTACCGTATCTACTCACAGAAAAAATTCACATACAACGGCATCACCCAATACAACCGTAATGGTCTGTTGTGGGACAAGAGCATGAACGTTGATGGCATTAAAACAGGCCACACAAGCAATGCAGGTTACAGCCTAGTAAGCTCAGCAACAGAAGGCAAAATGCGCCTAGTTGCGGTTGTGATGGGTACTAAGAATGCAAACGCTCGTAAAACAGAAAGCAAAAAGCTGCTTAGCTACGGCTTCCGCTTCTTCGAAACAGTAGCACCACACACTGCTGGTGAAACTTTCGTAGAAGAAAAAATCTGGATGGGTAGCAAAGATACGGTAGCGCTAGGTGTTGATGAAGATACTTTCGTCACTCTGCCTCGCGGCCAAGCTAAAGACCTTAAAGCAAGCTTTGTACTTGAGAAAGAGCTAGAAGCGCCAATCAGCAAAGGTGATGTTGTTGGTAAACTTTTCTACCAAGTTGATGGTGAAGATGTTGCGGAATACCCACTACTAGCACTTGAAGACGTAGAGCAAGGCAGCCTATTTAGCCGCCTATGGGATTACCTAGTACTGCTATTCAAAGGCTTGTTCTAA
- a CDS encoding septal ring lytic transglycosylase RlpA family protein, which translates to MSITTFSKKASLVDELPVKKIVSVLGLAILINGCSSQKPSGRYDIDSDIAPDAPISVEHLEDAHPQYEPYSLGGNSDYTLRGQDYKIVKETEGFTEKGKASWYGKKFHGHLTSNGEIYDMYSMSAAHKTLPIPSYVKVTNTDNNKTTIVRINDRGPFHEGRIIDLSYAAAYKLDVLRTGTANVEIEVIKVAMPTDAKKKAALPQFIIQVATSQHEDRTEKLAKDLSEKLAVASFLQPNDGQYRLMLGPFHDYALTQEKLEQVKLMGYPSAYIKKHTLTR; encoded by the coding sequence ATGTCTATTACAACGTTTTCAAAAAAAGCATCCTTGGTTGATGAGCTGCCAGTCAAAAAAATAGTCTCAGTTCTGGGCTTAGCGATTTTAATCAATGGCTGTTCCTCGCAGAAGCCAAGTGGCCGTTACGATATCGATTCAGATATTGCACCTGATGCCCCTATTTCAGTCGAGCATTTAGAGGACGCACATCCTCAATACGAACCCTACAGCCTGGGTGGTAACAGTGACTACACCCTACGTGGCCAAGACTACAAAATCGTAAAGGAAACCGAAGGCTTCACCGAGAAAGGCAAAGCGTCTTGGTATGGCAAAAAATTTCATGGTCATTTGACATCTAACGGCGAGATTTACGACATGTATTCGATGTCGGCGGCACACAAAACATTGCCTATTCCAAGCTATGTAAAAGTCACGAATACCGACAACAACAAAACAACGATTGTGCGTATTAATGATCGTGGCCCATTCCATGAAGGGCGAATCATTGACCTCAGTTATGCTGCGGCTTACAAGCTTGATGTCTTAAGGACTGGCACCGCAAATGTTGAGATTGAAGTGATCAAAGTTGCAATGCCAACTGACGCTAAAAAGAAGGCGGCTTTGCCACAGTTTATTATTCAAGTCGCGACATCGCAACATGAAGACAGAACGGAGAAGTTAGCCAAAGATCTCAGCGAAAAGCTAGCAGTAGCAAGCTTCTTGCAGCCAAATGATGGTCAATACCGACTGATGCTTGGGCCATTTCATGACTATGCTCTGACTCAAGAGAAATTAGAACAGGTTAAGCTGATGGGTTACCCTTCTGCTTATATCAAGAAACACACGCTAACTCGCTAA
- the rodA gene encoding rod shape-determining protein RodA, which yields MKLDPSTGRNRALFERLHIDLPLLLGILVLMGFALLIMYSASGQSLAMMDRQAMRMALSLGVMIFLAQISPRTYETLAPVLFAGGVILLLGVLFFGEASKGAQRWLNFGFVRFQPSELLKLAVPLMLARFIGKRSLPPTFQTLAISLVMVFVPTILIAKQPDLGTSILIAASGIFVIFLAGISWKIIASAAVALGAFIPILWFFLMREYQKVRVRTLFDPESDPLGAGYHIIQSKIAIGSGGISGKGWLQGTQSQLEFIPERHTDFIFAVIAEEWGMIGILFLLAIYLFIIGRGLYLASQAQTAFGRMMGGSIVLSFFVYIFVNIGMVSGILPVVGVPLPLVSYGGTSMVTLMAGFGILMSIHTHRKAFSKAT from the coding sequence ATGAAACTTGATCCTTCAACAGGACGAAACAGAGCCTTATTTGAAAGGCTCCATATCGATCTGCCACTCTTACTCGGCATTCTAGTTTTAATGGGCTTTGCCTTATTAATCATGTACAGCGCGAGTGGACAGAGCTTAGCGATGATGGATCGCCAGGCGATGCGTATGGCACTGTCTTTGGGCGTAATGATTTTCTTAGCTCAGATATCACCACGTACCTACGAGACTCTAGCCCCAGTGCTATTCGCTGGCGGCGTTATTCTGCTATTAGGCGTACTCTTCTTTGGCGAAGCCTCTAAAGGTGCACAGCGTTGGCTGAATTTTGGTTTTGTTCGATTCCAGCCTTCAGAGCTCTTAAAGCTCGCCGTGCCTTTAATGCTGGCGAGATTTATTGGTAAGCGTTCACTACCACCGACATTCCAAACCTTAGCGATCTCGCTGGTTATGGTGTTTGTACCGACGATTTTAATCGCGAAGCAGCCCGATTTAGGCACTTCTATCCTTATCGCGGCATCGGGTATCTTCGTGATATTCCTAGCGGGTATTAGCTGGAAGATCATTGCTAGTGCTGCTGTCGCCTTAGGTGCATTTATCCCAATTTTGTGGTTCTTCTTAATGCGTGAATACCAAAAGGTACGGGTAAGAACCCTTTTTGATCCTGAATCCGATCCATTAGGTGCGGGTTACCACATCATTCAAAGTAAGATTGCGATAGGGTCAGGCGGTATATCCGGAAAAGGTTGGCTACAAGGGACTCAGTCTCAACTAGAGTTCATTCCTGAGCGCCATACTGACTTCATTTTTGCAGTTATCGCTGAAGAATGGGGCATGATAGGTATCTTGTTCTTACTGGCTATCTACCTATTCATTATTGGACGTGGTTTGTACCTCGCAAGCCAAGCGCAAACGGCCTTTGGTCGAATGATGGGCGGCAGTATTGTACTGAGCTTCTTCGTTTATATTTTTGTAAACATTGGCATGGTAAGTGGCATTCTACCGGTTGTAGGTGTACCTCTTCCTTTGGTCAGCTATGGCGGTACCTCTATGGTTACCCTAATGGCTGGTTTTGGTATTTTAATGTCGATCCACACACACAGAAAAGCATTCTCAAAGGCGACCTAA